The following proteins are co-located in the Corynebacterium kalinowskii genome:
- a CDS encoding SPFH domain-containing protein produces MEGIIVLFVLMIFVIIVLVKSIALIPQGEAAVIERLGRYTRTVSGGITLLVPFIDRVRAKVDTRERVVSFPPQAVITQDNLTVAIDTVVTFQINDAARAIYGVDNYIVGVEQISTATLRDVVGGMTLEETLTSREVINRRLRGELDAATTKWGLRISRVELKAIDPPPSIQQSMEKQMKADREKRATILTAEGQREADIKTAEGEKQAKILAAEGEKHAMILAAEAERQAMILRAEGERAAKYLKAQGEARSIQKVNAAIKSAQLTPEVLAYQYLDKLPKMAQGSANKTWIIPSQFGDSLEQFAKAMAKKDDEGIFRYEPAAVNEETKEMASEEDTAEWFNTESDPAIAAAVAAANAVANKPVESPLEELSTSREPQGQRELTQFDEPVPSFEAQPVPPQNPRPYESN; encoded by the coding sequence ATGGAGGGGATCATTGTCCTCTTTGTACTGATGATCTTCGTGATCATCGTGCTCGTCAAATCGATCGCCTTGATCCCGCAAGGCGAAGCCGCCGTGATTGAACGTCTGGGTCGCTATACCCGGACGGTGTCCGGTGGCATCACTTTGTTGGTGCCTTTCATCGACCGCGTCCGCGCCAAGGTGGACACCCGTGAGCGCGTCGTCTCATTCCCACCGCAGGCGGTCATTACCCAGGACAACCTGACGGTGGCCATTGACACTGTGGTCACGTTCCAGATCAATGACGCAGCCCGCGCGATTTACGGCGTGGACAACTACATCGTTGGCGTGGAACAAATCTCCACTGCAACGCTTCGCGACGTCGTCGGCGGCATGACCTTGGAAGAGACCCTCACTTCCCGTGAAGTGATCAACCGTCGACTGCGCGGTGAACTTGACGCCGCAACGACTAAGTGGGGTCTACGCATTTCCCGCGTGGAGCTGAAGGCTATTGATCCACCTCCATCGATTCAGCAGTCGATGGAGAAGCAGATGAAAGCGGACCGCGAGAAGCGCGCCACGATTTTGACAGCAGAGGGTCAGCGTGAGGCTGACATCAAGACTGCAGAGGGTGAGAAGCAAGCGAAGATCCTCGCGGCGGAGGGTGAGAAGCACGCGATGATTCTCGCTGCAGAAGCCGAACGCCAGGCAATGATCCTTCGTGCTGAGGGTGAGCGCGCGGCCAAGTACCTGAAGGCTCAGGGTGAGGCACGCTCTATCCAGAAGGTTAATGCCGCGATCAAGTCTGCTCAGTTGACTCCGGAGGTATTGGCGTACCAGTACCTGGACAAGTTGCCGAAGATGGCACAGGGCTCAGCCAATAAGACGTGGATCATTCCAAGCCAATTTGGCGATTCTCTAGAGCAGTTCGCCAAGGCCATGGCCAAGAAGGATGACGAGGGAATCTTCCGCTACGAGCCTGCTGCGGTCAACGAAGAAACTAAGGAGATGGCCTCCGAGGAAGACACGGCGGAGTGGTTCAATACTGAATCCGATCCGGCTATCGCTGCTGCTGTAGCTGCCGCGAACGCGGTGGCAAACAAACCAGTTGAATCTCCGCTGGAAGAGCTGTCTACTTCCCGTGAACCCCAGGGACAGCGGGAGTTGACTCAGTTTGACGAGCCGGTTCCTAGCTTTGAAGCTCAGCCTGTGCCACCGCAGAATCCTCGGCCCTACGAATCAAATTAA
- a CDS encoding ferrochelatase — MTSTKLPFDALLVLSFGGPEGPEDVRPFMENVTRGRGIPPERLDEVSQHYYFFDGISPLNRLNREIIDQLQVALPELPIFFGNRNWHPFGTEAAEAIARAGHRNVAVFATSAWGGYSGCRQYDEDLAALRQHLAEQNLPEVTFTKLRQFFDHPLFVETSAALIEEAYQEIGTDKARLVFTAHSIPIAADEASGTPDDGPLYSTQVAEASRLIADHLGIADYDLVWQSRSGAPHIPWLEPDIVDHATALSEQGVTDIVVYPVGFISDHIEVVWDLDTELKQAADELGIRVVRAKTVGPTPEFTKLVVELLTEHAGAEPRSLGNVPVKGCTVNGAPCAENCCVPARRR, encoded by the coding sequence ATGACTAGCACAAAGCTTCCGTTCGACGCCCTCCTCGTGCTCTCCTTCGGCGGGCCGGAGGGTCCGGAGGATGTTCGCCCTTTCATGGAGAACGTCACTCGAGGGCGCGGCATTCCGCCGGAGCGCCTCGATGAAGTTTCCCAGCACTACTACTTCTTCGACGGCATCAGCCCTCTTAATAGGTTGAACCGCGAGATCATTGATCAGTTGCAGGTGGCATTGCCTGAACTCCCGATTTTCTTCGGAAATCGAAATTGGCACCCCTTTGGTACTGAAGCAGCCGAGGCAATCGCACGCGCTGGCCACCGCAACGTCGCCGTGTTCGCCACCTCGGCTTGGGGTGGCTACTCAGGGTGTAGGCAGTACGACGAAGACCTCGCAGCGCTGCGCCAGCATTTGGCCGAACAAAATCTGCCCGAGGTGACCTTCACCAAGCTGCGCCAATTCTTCGACCACCCGCTGTTTGTTGAGACCAGCGCTGCCCTGATCGAAGAGGCCTACCAAGAAATCGGCACCGACAAGGCCCGCTTGGTGTTCACCGCGCATTCCATCCCCATCGCTGCCGACGAAGCTTCGGGCACGCCTGACGACGGCCCGTTGTATTCAACCCAGGTAGCCGAAGCGTCTCGTCTCATCGCCGACCATCTCGGCATCGCAGACTATGACTTGGTCTGGCAGTCCCGCTCCGGTGCACCCCACATCCCGTGGCTCGAACCGGACATCGTTGACCACGCAACTGCACTGTCTGAACAGGGAGTGACCGACATCGTCGTGTATCCCGTCGGCTTCATTTCGGACCACATCGAGGTGGTGTGGGACTTGGATACGGAACTGAAGCAGGCAGCCGACGAGCTAGGTATTCGTGTGGTGCGGGCAAAGACGGTGGGACCGACCCCTGAATTCACTAAGTTGGTCGTCGAGCTCTTGACGGAGCACGCTGGTGCGGAGCCACGTTCGCTGGGCAACGTCCCGGTAAAGGGTTGCACGGTCAATGGGGCGCCGTGCGCGGAAAACTGCTGCGTGCCTGCGCGGCGTCGATAA
- a CDS encoding NfeD family protein: MGPLIWLIAALVLASAEMLAGEFTMLMLAGAALATAGIAIADVPLWAEIVCFAASALVLLLFLKPYLHRHLKSQPVLDTSTKALEGAPAEVLESVSSTGGQIRLDGSIWSARSIDPTSSFAVGERVSVVRIDGTTAIVWKEL, translated from the coding sequence GTGGGACCCCTCATTTGGCTCATCGCAGCTCTCGTTCTTGCCTCGGCGGAAATGCTCGCCGGCGAGTTCACCATGCTCATGCTGGCAGGGGCGGCGTTAGCTACCGCTGGTATCGCTATCGCTGATGTGCCGCTGTGGGCGGAAATCGTCTGTTTTGCTGCCTCCGCCCTGGTCTTATTGCTGTTTCTCAAGCCTTATCTCCACCGTCATCTGAAGAGCCAGCCGGTTCTGGATACCTCGACAAAGGCTCTTGAGGGTGCTCCAGCCGAAGTGCTTGAATCTGTTTCCAGCACCGGTGGGCAGATTCGTTTGGACGGTTCCATCTGGTCGGCACGCAGCATTGATCCCACTTCTTCGTTCGCCGTCGGCGAGCGCGTATCAGTAGTTCGAATCGATGGCACGACAGCCATCGTGTGGAAGGAGCTGTAA
- the scpA gene encoding methylmalonyl-CoA mutase: protein MTTIPNFAEVPHTADAGAQTEAPAASTADKVWATPEGIDVKRVYTRADRDAAAEAGHPVDSFPGIAPFMRGPYPTMYTNQPWTIRQYAGFSTAAESNAFYRRNLAAGQKGLSVAFDLATHRGYDSDNERVVGDVGMAGVAIDSILDMRQLFEGIDLGNVSVSMTMNGAVLPILALYIVAAEEQGVSPEQLAGTIQNDILKEFMVRNTYIYPPKPSMRIISNIFEYTSLKMPRFNSISISGYHIQEAGATADLELAYTLADGIEYIRAGKDVGLDVDKFAPRLSFFWGISMYTFMEIAKLRAGRLLWSELVAKFEPKNPKSQSLRTHSQTSGWSLTAQDVFNNVSRTAIEAMAATQGHTQSLHTNALDEALALPTDFSARIARNTQLLLQQESGTVRPVDPWAGSYYIEWLTNELANRARKHIEEVEAAGGMAQATIEGIPKLRIEESAARTQARIDSGRQALIGVNKYIVDEDESIEVLKVENSKVRTEQLEKLVRLRAERDETEVQRTLDALTAAAQTEEREAGDLESNLLKLAVDAARAKATVGEISLALEKVFGRHEAEIKTLSGVYKDEVGKEGEVSNVTKAIAMADAFEKEEGRRPRIFIAKMGQDGHDRGQKVIASAYADLGMDVDVGPLFQTPAEAARSAVDADVHVVGVSSLAAGHLTLVPALKEELAKLGREDIMIIVGGVIPPGDFQELYDMGAAAIYPPGTVIADSAIDMLTKLSANLGFDIEV from the coding sequence ATGACTACCATCCCGAATTTCGCCGAAGTACCGCACACGGCTGACGCTGGTGCCCAGACGGAAGCCCCAGCTGCGTCGACCGCAGACAAGGTGTGGGCAACCCCTGAAGGCATCGACGTTAAGCGTGTGTACACCCGCGCCGACCGCGACGCAGCCGCAGAGGCTGGCCACCCAGTCGATTCCTTCCCAGGCATCGCGCCATTCATGCGCGGCCCGTACCCAACCATGTACACCAACCAGCCTTGGACGATTCGCCAGTACGCTGGCTTCTCCACGGCCGCCGAGTCCAACGCGTTCTACCGCCGCAACTTGGCCGCTGGTCAGAAGGGTCTGTCGGTCGCTTTCGACCTGGCAACCCACCGTGGTTACGACTCCGACAACGAGCGCGTTGTCGGTGACGTCGGCATGGCCGGCGTGGCCATCGACTCCATCCTGGACATGCGCCAGCTGTTCGAGGGCATCGACCTCGGCAACGTGTCCGTGTCCATGACCATGAACGGCGCTGTGCTGCCGATCCTCGCGCTGTACATTGTGGCAGCAGAGGAGCAGGGTGTTTCCCCTGAGCAGCTCGCCGGAACCATTCAGAACGACATTCTGAAGGAGTTCATGGTTCGTAACACCTACATATACCCACCGAAGCCTTCGATGCGTATCATCTCGAACATTTTCGAGTACACGTCGCTGAAGATGCCACGCTTCAACTCCATCTCCATCTCCGGCTACCACATCCAGGAAGCCGGCGCGACCGCCGACCTCGAGCTCGCGTACACGCTTGCTGACGGCATTGAGTACATCCGCGCTGGTAAGGACGTCGGCCTGGACGTGGACAAGTTCGCGCCTCGTCTGTCCTTCTTCTGGGGCATTTCGATGTACACCTTCATGGAGATCGCCAAGCTGCGCGCTGGCCGTCTGCTGTGGAGCGAGCTGGTGGCCAAGTTCGAGCCGAAGAACCCTAAGTCCCAGTCCCTGCGTACCCACTCGCAGACCTCCGGTTGGTCCCTGACCGCGCAGGACGTGTTCAACAACGTCTCCCGTACCGCCATCGAGGCTATGGCTGCAACCCAGGGCCACACCCAGTCCCTGCACACCAACGCGCTGGATGAAGCACTGGCTCTGCCTACTGACTTTTCCGCACGTATTGCTCGTAACACCCAGCTGCTGCTGCAGCAGGAGTCCGGCACGGTTCGTCCGGTTGACCCATGGGCTGGTTCTTACTACATCGAGTGGCTGACCAACGAGCTCGCTAACCGCGCTCGCAAGCACATCGAAGAAGTTGAAGCTGCTGGTGGTATGGCGCAGGCTACGATCGAGGGCATTCCAAAGCTGCGCATCGAAGAGTCCGCTGCACGTACCCAGGCTCGCATTGACTCCGGTCGACAGGCCCTCATCGGCGTGAACAAGTACATCGTGGACGAAGACGAGTCCATCGAGGTGCTCAAGGTCGAGAACTCCAAGGTTCGCACCGAGCAGTTGGAAAAGCTCGTACGCCTGCGCGCCGAGCGCGACGAGACTGAAGTTCAGCGCACCCTGGATGCCCTGACCGCTGCGGCACAGACTGAGGAGCGCGAGGCTGGCGATCTGGAGTCCAACCTGCTGAAGCTGGCTGTCGACGCAGCGCGTGCGAAGGCCACCGTGGGCGAGATTTCCCTCGCACTCGAGAAGGTCTTTGGTCGCCACGAGGCTGAAATTAAGACCCTGTCCGGCGTATATAAGGACGAGGTCGGAAAGGAAGGCGAGGTGTCCAACGTCACCAAGGCTATCGCTATGGCCGATGCTTTCGAGAAGGAAGAAGGTCGCCGTCCGCGTATCTTCATCGCCAAGATGGGCCAGGACGGTCACGACCGTGGCCAGAAGGTCATCGCATCCGCATACGCCGACCTTGGCATGGACGTCGATGTTGGACCACTGTTCCAGACCCCTGCGGAGGCAGCGCGTTCCGCTGTCGACGCTGACGTCCACGTCGTGGGCGTATCCTCCCTGGCTGCCGGCCACCTCACCCTGGTGCCTGCGCTGAAGGAGGAGCTGGCCAAGCTTGGCCGCGAGGACATCATGATCATCGTCGGTGGCGTTATTCCTCCAGGAGATTTCCAGGAGCTCTACGACATGGGCGCTGCAGCGATCTACCCTCCAGGAACGGTCATTGCGGACTCCGCAATCGACATGCTGACGAAGCTGTCGGCAAACCTGGGCTTCGACATCGAAGTCTAG
- a CDS encoding methylmalonyl-CoA mutase family protein, whose protein sequence is MPSFEFKHKGRRSVVTDVQSDAVNTSLPADFADNQQDWYKQVAKVFARVQKKDIADVPLDVWTKLIHTTYEGIDVNPLYTRADELAEVSAPGVFPFTRGGVATSAERIGWDVTETFGGTLSGTSGDPAATNKAILHALNNGTTVVVVDLTAGLTAADLSVVLKDVLLDLVEVRVVAGTEVKAAGEALKKLAEDAGVADKARFELAAAPLTDSIVGAEGISLADAVAIAVENAAWSGTIRTLLVDATVFANQGATDAQEIGFALAAGVEYVRALTEAGLSVEQALSQIAFRFAATDDQFAQIAKFRVARTLWARVAEVLEAPEAGFAPQHAVTAPAMFSQRDPWVNMLRVTVAAFAAGVGGASDVEVLPFDSAIQGGLPGTSRVFAARIARNTNLLLLEESHLGYVVDPAGGSYFVESLTKQLAEKAWAEFAGVEAKGGLREADIQADLDASYEKMRSDIARRVKKVTGINEFPNLGEKPLPAELRTEPTGIRRWAADFEALRDRSDAFLDANGKRPLIGMIPVGPLAKHNIRTGFTANLLASGGIETANPGQVTPGTDEFVTAAKASDIVVVCGTDQEYEATGADVVKALREAGVSTILIAGAEKSFENADVKPDGYVNMKIDAASTLSDLLTKLGA, encoded by the coding sequence ATGCCTTCGTTCGAGTTCAAGCACAAGGGGAGAAGGTCCGTAGTGACTGATGTACAGTCTGACGCGGTAAATACCTCACTGCCTGCCGATTTCGCTGACAACCAGCAGGATTGGTACAAGCAGGTTGCAAAGGTGTTTGCACGTGTACAAAAGAAGGACATCGCTGATGTCCCACTTGACGTGTGGACGAAGCTGATCCACACCACCTATGAGGGTATCGACGTTAATCCGCTTTACACTCGCGCAGATGAACTCGCTGAAGTCTCTGCACCAGGCGTGTTCCCATTCACCCGCGGTGGCGTTGCAACCTCTGCGGAGCGCATTGGTTGGGATGTCACTGAGACGTTCGGTGGCACCCTGTCCGGCACGTCCGGCGACCCAGCAGCCACCAACAAGGCCATCTTGCATGCCTTGAATAACGGCACCACCGTGGTAGTCGTAGACCTCACTGCTGGTCTCACCGCCGCTGATCTGTCGGTCGTCCTGAAGGACGTACTGCTCGACCTCGTCGAGGTTCGCGTAGTCGCAGGCACTGAGGTCAAGGCTGCTGGCGAGGCGCTGAAGAAGCTGGCCGAAGATGCCGGTGTCGCGGATAAGGCTCGCTTCGAGCTGGCTGCCGCTCCACTCACCGACAGCATCGTTGGCGCTGAGGGCATTTCGCTTGCCGACGCCGTTGCCATCGCCGTCGAGAATGCCGCCTGGTCTGGCACCATCCGCACCCTGCTTGTCGACGCCACTGTCTTCGCCAACCAGGGCGCCACCGACGCTCAGGAAATCGGTTTCGCACTTGCTGCCGGCGTCGAGTATGTCCGCGCGCTGACCGAGGCTGGACTTTCCGTGGAGCAGGCGCTGTCTCAGATCGCCTTCCGCTTCGCTGCTACTGACGATCAGTTTGCTCAGATTGCTAAGTTCCGCGTCGCTCGTACCCTGTGGGCTCGCGTCGCCGAGGTGCTGGAGGCTCCTGAAGCCGGCTTTGCTCCACAGCACGCCGTGACCGCACCAGCAATGTTCTCCCAGCGTGATCCGTGGGTAAACATGCTCCGCGTGACCGTGGCTGCGTTTGCTGCTGGTGTTGGCGGCGCATCGGACGTCGAGGTTCTGCCATTTGACTCCGCTATCCAGGGTGGCCTACCTGGCACCTCGCGTGTGTTCGCTGCCCGCATTGCACGCAATACCAACCTGCTGCTGCTCGAAGAGTCGCACTTGGGTTATGTCGTTGACCCTGCTGGTGGCTCGTACTTCGTCGAGTCTCTGACTAAGCAGTTGGCGGAGAAGGCTTGGGCTGAGTTCGCTGGTGTTGAAGCAAAGGGTGGCCTCCGCGAGGCGGACATTCAGGCAGACCTGGACGCTTCCTACGAGAAGATGCGCAGCGACATCGCTCGCCGCGTGAAGAAGGTCACTGGCATCAACGAGTTCCCGAACTTGGGCGAAAAGCCACTGCCAGCAGAGCTTCGCACGGAACCTACCGGCATTCGCCGTTGGGCTGCTGATTTTGAGGCGCTGCGCGACCGCTCGGATGCCTTCCTCGATGCCAACGGCAAGCGTCCACTCATTGGCATGATCCCGGTCGGGCCACTGGCCAAGCACAACATCCGCACCGGATTCACCGCCAACCTGCTGGCTTCTGGTGGTATTGAGACGGCCAACCCTGGCCAGGTCACCCCTGGCACTGACGAGTTCGTGACGGCTGCCAAGGCTTCCGACATCGTCGTTGTCTGCGGCACCGACCAGGAATACGAAGCAACCGGCGCTGACGTGGTGAAGGCACTGCGCGAAGCCGGTGTCAGCACGATCCTGATCGCCGGCGCTGAGAAGTCCTTCGAGAACGCTGACGTGAAGCCAGACGGCTATGTCAACATGAAGATCGACGCTGCGTCGACCCTGTCCGACCTGCTCACCAAGCTGGGAGCGTAA
- a CDS encoding cupin domain-containing protein, whose translation MTDLLKDHGPNPYVLDIEKATLDNENFRDTLWTGKFLQMTVMSIPAGGEIGAEVHEDHDQFLRVEAGKGHVMIGDDENNLDVDQVVEDDWAIFVPAGKWHNVVNEGDEPLKVYSIYAAPDHKPGTVHKTKEDADNDPNEQH comes from the coding sequence ATGACTGATTTGCTGAAGGACCACGGACCAAACCCGTACGTCTTGGACATTGAAAAGGCAACCCTAGATAACGAGAATTTTCGCGATACCCTCTGGACTGGCAAGTTCCTCCAGATGACCGTGATGTCGATTCCAGCTGGCGGCGAGATCGGCGCTGAGGTTCATGAGGATCATGACCAGTTCTTGCGCGTAGAAGCGGGCAAGGGCCACGTCATGATCGGTGATGACGAGAACAACCTGGACGTTGACCAGGTCGTCGAAGACGATTGGGCTATCTTTGTGCCCGCAGGCAAGTGGCACAACGTGGTCAATGAAGGCGACGAACCACTCAAGGTTTATTCCATTTACGCAGCCCCCGACCACAAGCCAGGTACCGTGCACAAGACCAAGGAAGACGCTGACAACGACCCTAACGAGCAGCACTAG
- the meaB gene encoding methylmalonyl Co-A mutase-associated GTPase MeaB, whose product MGNDFLEHSLGSLTTTAGTDLGAQTAVAPEVVKRARQRIDVDKLYEAVLAGDRTQIARAVTLLESSAPAHRVLAQELLVRLLPHSGKALRVGLTGVPGVGKSTTIETLGMKLIREGHRVAVLAIDPSSTKTRGSILGDKTRMAKLSAEDNAFIRPSPSAGTLGGVAKATRESMVVFEAAGYDVIIVETVGVGQSEVAVSQMVDVFCFLALAGAGDQLQGIKKGVLEMAEIVAINKADGPNLKPAKRAARELAAAMRMVRSENELWHPPTITMSAVEHEGIDEFWGHVMEHHKVMQDSGQFEERRREQQVGWMWSMVHETLLQRLNTNLNVVETQKRVEHQLRQGEITATLAAQEVLAAFDAVSEP is encoded by the coding sequence ATGGGCAATGACTTCCTTGAGCATTCGCTCGGCTCCCTGACCACCACCGCCGGCACCGACTTGGGTGCGCAAACAGCAGTTGCACCGGAGGTGGTCAAGCGGGCTCGCCAGCGTATCGACGTCGATAAGCTTTACGAGGCCGTCCTCGCCGGCGACCGGACCCAGATCGCCCGCGCGGTGACCCTGCTCGAATCATCTGCTCCGGCACACCGCGTGCTCGCCCAGGAGTTGCTGGTCAGGCTGCTGCCGCATTCTGGCAAAGCGCTGCGCGTGGGTTTGACTGGTGTGCCGGGTGTGGGAAAGTCCACGACCATTGAAACCTTGGGTATGAAGCTGATTCGAGAAGGGCATCGGGTTGCCGTGCTGGCCATCGATCCTTCCTCGACCAAGACCCGCGGCTCAATTCTTGGCGATAAGACTCGCATGGCCAAGCTGTCTGCCGAGGACAACGCCTTCATCCGTCCTTCGCCGTCGGCGGGCACCCTCGGTGGCGTGGCAAAGGCGACGCGTGAGTCCATGGTCGTCTTTGAGGCAGCTGGGTACGACGTCATCATCGTCGAGACTGTCGGTGTCGGCCAATCCGAAGTTGCGGTATCTCAGATGGTCGACGTGTTCTGTTTCCTAGCACTCGCTGGCGCCGGTGACCAGCTGCAGGGCATTAAGAAGGGCGTGCTGGAGATGGCTGAGATAGTGGCCATCAACAAGGCCGACGGACCTAATCTAAAGCCTGCGAAGCGTGCTGCCCGCGAACTGGCAGCCGCAATGCGCATGGTGCGATCCGAGAATGAGCTCTGGCACCCGCCGACGATCACCATGTCCGCGGTGGAACATGAGGGCATCGATGAATTCTGGGGCCACGTCATGGAGCACCACAAGGTGATGCAGGATTCAGGCCAGTTTGAGGAGCGCCGCCGTGAGCAGCAGGTGGGGTGGATGTGGTCGATGGTCCACGAGACGCTACTGCAGCGGCTCAACACGAATCTGAATGTCGTGGAGACGCAGAAGCGCGTGGAACACCAGCTCAGGCAAGGCGAAATCACCGCTACGTTAGCGGCGCAAGAGGTGCTCGCAGCCTTTGATGCGGTTTCCGAGCCATAG
- a CDS encoding DUF3097 domain-containing protein → MNDPYAGDIFSGHARTRRPSYPTVPAKPGLVVEVLGDDYVGAVVGFERTYDGDFVRLEDHRGITRLFKLMTGGFLVDGQRVSLSRYVPKQAPARSNSGSIKVSHVEAKVAAPSRIWVEGIHDAAIVEKVWGHDLRVEGVVVEYLEGLDNLPDQLADFQPGPGRRVGVLADHLVEGSKESRLVANVGPHVLVTGHPFIDIWAAVKPQKLGIRAWPEVPYGEDWKTGICERLGWSDPREGWHRVYNAVESFRDLDPALIGAVEKLVDWVTVPDLTKADFR, encoded by the coding sequence ATGAACGACCCCTATGCAGGAGACATCTTTTCCGGACATGCCCGCACTCGACGGCCAAGCTACCCCACGGTGCCTGCCAAACCGGGTTTGGTGGTGGAAGTACTTGGTGACGACTACGTAGGAGCCGTTGTCGGCTTCGAACGCACCTATGACGGCGACTTTGTCCGCTTGGAGGATCACCGAGGCATCACCCGCTTGTTCAAACTAATGACCGGGGGATTCTTGGTCGATGGCCAACGAGTTTCGCTCTCGCGCTATGTGCCAAAGCAAGCCCCCGCACGATCGAACTCCGGCTCGATCAAGGTCAGCCACGTGGAGGCAAAGGTGGCAGCGCCCTCACGCATCTGGGTGGAGGGCATTCACGACGCCGCCATCGTGGAAAAGGTATGGGGCCACGATCTTCGTGTGGAGGGTGTCGTGGTCGAATACTTGGAGGGTCTGGATAACCTGCCCGACCAGTTGGCAGACTTTCAGCCGGGTCCGGGGCGTCGCGTTGGTGTGCTCGCAGACCACTTGGTGGAAGGCTCTAAGGAGTCCCGACTGGTGGCCAATGTCGGCCCGCATGTGCTGGTCACTGGCCACCCATTCATCGACATTTGGGCGGCAGTGAAGCCACAAAAGCTCGGGATACGCGCTTGGCCAGAAGTGCCATATGGCGAGGACTGGAAGACGGGAATCTGCGAGCGTCTTGGTTGGTCTGACCCACGCGAGGGTTGGCACCGGGTGTACAACGCAGTCGAGAGTTTCCGGGATTTGGATCCCGCGCTCATTGGCGCCGTGGAGAAGTTGGTTGACTGGGTAACCGTCCCGGATCTAACTAAGGCTGATTTTCGTTAA
- a CDS encoding MarR family transcriptional regulator encodes MFAIHARYRGRAVRRAELVARSAEALSTLEGVGTFEVLGVEDICALVDTPEAIADTTMALLSAGEWAVGIGIVPTSVAAPKLASAQAKKLAGAALGTRARIGTVKVKVKASRAGKEDADRWASDIAASFLLLATLLAKRSPEGREATSMMRRGYNQNEAAAELGITKQAMSQRLQAAGWQAETAGWQLAVNLIRRAEDSAVAQAELQS; translated from the coding sequence ATGTTTGCCATTCATGCCCGTTACCGTGGCCGGGCGGTACGACGCGCCGAGCTCGTAGCTCGTTCCGCTGAGGCCTTGTCCACGCTGGAAGGCGTCGGGACGTTCGAGGTGCTGGGGGTCGAGGACATCTGCGCTCTAGTGGATACTCCCGAGGCCATCGCAGACACCACGATGGCTCTGCTGTCCGCCGGAGAATGGGCTGTGGGTATCGGTATTGTCCCGACGTCTGTAGCTGCGCCTAAGTTGGCAAGTGCCCAGGCAAAGAAGCTCGCGGGTGCTGCGCTGGGCACTCGCGCCCGCATTGGCACTGTAAAGGTGAAGGTCAAGGCATCGCGTGCGGGCAAAGAGGACGCTGATCGGTGGGCTTCCGACATCGCTGCCAGCTTCCTACTCTTGGCGACGCTCCTTGCTAAGCGGAGCCCTGAAGGCCGAGAAGCAACCTCGATGATGCGACGCGGTTACAACCAAAACGAAGCTGCCGCAGAGCTGGGCATCACCAAGCAAGCGATGTCACAGCGGCTGCAGGCAGCTGGCTGGCAGGCGGAAACTGCTGGCTGGCAGCTCGCCGTTAATTTGATTCGTAGGGCCGAGGATTCTGCGGTGGCACAGGCTGAGCTTCAAAGCTAG
- a CDS encoding TVP38/TMEM64 family protein, which produces MRNQLIERWRVIAFGLFLVCGLLLAFLVDLPSLEQLRHWTEVYGAWSILLFALLYVTVTQFPIPRTALTVSSGILFGPALGITIALLSTTVAAVVSLTLLRALLDVPSDPTKAADSVLGRWARKQGGHPALSKVNERLEHRGWFSVMCLRLIPGLPFSILNYACVFTPVKRLDFAFATFVGSAPSTIIGVLLGDSLTTGQHQSTALLLGALGLVGMVGLVVDLLLPVKSKA; this is translated from the coding sequence GTGCGCAACCAACTCATCGAACGCTGGCGAGTCATCGCTTTCGGCCTCTTTCTCGTGTGTGGCCTGTTGTTGGCGTTCCTAGTTGATCTCCCCTCGCTGGAACAGCTGCGCCACTGGACGGAGGTGTACGGTGCTTGGTCAATCCTTCTCTTCGCACTGCTCTACGTCACTGTGACTCAGTTCCCCATCCCGCGCACCGCGCTCACGGTATCCTCGGGAATTCTCTTTGGCCCAGCGCTCGGCATCACGATTGCGCTGCTGAGCACAACTGTCGCCGCCGTGGTGTCCCTCACCCTGCTGCGGGCGCTTCTCGACGTCCCTTCCGACCCCACCAAGGCCGCTGACTCTGTCCTCGGCCGATGGGCGCGCAAACAGGGAGGACACCCAGCCTTGTCCAAAGTGAACGAGCGGTTGGAACACCGCGGCTGGTTCTCGGTCATGTGCCTGCGACTCATTCCGGGATTGCCGTTCTCCATCCTGAACTATGCCTGCGTGTTCACTCCAGTCAAGCGTCTCGATTTCGCCTTCGCTACCTTTGTGGGTTCGGCGCCTTCCACGATCATTGGCGTGCTCCTCGGCGATTCGCTGACTACCGGGCAGCATCAAAGCACGGCACTGCTCTTGGGTGCACTCGGCCTGGTCGGCATGGTGGGATTGGTTGTCGATCTGTTGCTACCGGTCAAGTCTAAAGCGTAG